Proteins from a single region of Candidatus Ozemobacteraceae bacterium:
- the rimP gene encoding ribosome maturation factor RimP produces the protein MSQDTGMVLANVRSFIEQRFAGRYDLYDLSLKHVNRQLTLEVRIDCEAGVKVEDCEIVSRALEEYLEEADLIHHQYTLEVSSPGVERLLKRPVDYTRQLGRLVRWHLRPEGDAPKEVFDGRLQAFADDKAVVLTETGTREVPLSRVREARVVFEFPAKTKRG, from the coding sequence ATGAGTCAAGACACGGGAATGGTCCTCGCGAACGTCCGCTCGTTCATCGAGCAGAGGTTTGCCGGCCGTTACGACCTGTATGACCTGTCGCTCAAGCACGTCAACCGGCAACTGACGCTCGAGGTCAGGATCGACTGCGAGGCCGGGGTGAAGGTCGAGGACTGCGAAATCGTTTCCCGGGCGCTCGAGGAGTATCTGGAAGAGGCTGACCTGATCCACCATCAGTATACGCTCGAAGTCAGTTCGCCAGGCGTCGAGCGTCTGTTGAAACGGCCTGTCGATTACACGCGGCAACTCGGCCGGCTCGTGCGATGGCACCTCCGCCCCGAGGGCGACGCGCCGAAGGAAGTGTTCGACGGACGTCTCCAGGCCTTCGCGGACGACAAGGCCGTCGTTCTTACCGAAACCGGAACTCGGGAAGTTCCTCTCAGTCGCGTGCGCGAAGCCCGCGTCGTGTTCGAATTCCCAGCCAAGACCAAACGAGGATGA
- a CDS encoding DUF503 domain-containing protein, whose amino-acid sequence MAMIVAVGTFELHFPEVHSLKEKRQVLRCVIDRVRAKFNASISEVDHNDLWQRGTVGVALVSNDRTLLTQMSQKIDDIIADHDQIQVVLYVQLGVLT is encoded by the coding sequence ATGGCGATGATCGTGGCGGTCGGCACGTTCGAACTGCATTTTCCGGAGGTTCACAGCCTCAAGGAAAAGCGGCAGGTGCTGCGATGCGTCATCGATCGCGTCCGCGCGAAGTTCAACGCCTCGATCTCGGAAGTCGATCATAACGACCTCTGGCAGCGCGGCACGGTCGGCGTCGCCCTCGTCTCGAACGACCGGACGCTCCTGACGCAGATGAGCCAGAAAATCGACGACATCATCGCGGACCACGACCAGATCCAGGTCGTCTTGTATGTTCAGTTGGGGGTGTTAACGTAG
- the nusA gene encoding transcription termination factor NusA yields MNKNNLYDALKEVVAEKNLPMSVLIQAIEEALVIAYRKNFDSEEDVRVTLEESTGAFRVIARRTVVATEDDMDDPDKQFTIEEAQELKEDAAVGDVVEEDVTPPSFGRIAAQTARQVVSQKLKEAERSIIYKEFQDRVGQVLSGKVQRVDRGHVYVEFARAEAVMPPQQQIPGEVFRANDRIKCYVTEVRFTVKGPQIILSRSSSKFVEKLFEQAVPEISDGIVQIKSSSREAGLRVKIAVHSSDPRVDPVGACVGLKGSRIKGIVDELNGEKIDIVRYSENPVEFVTNALSPAKVMSVTIGDGGRSALALVDPTQLSLAIGKEGQNVKLASKLTGIKIDIKTEAPAAPETGDESPSAG; encoded by the coding sequence GTGAACAAGAACAACCTGTACGATGCCCTGAAAGAAGTCGTCGCCGAGAAGAACCTCCCGATGTCGGTTCTGATCCAGGCCATTGAAGAGGCTCTGGTCATCGCCTATCGCAAGAATTTCGACTCCGAGGAGGACGTGCGGGTCACGCTTGAGGAGAGCACCGGCGCCTTCCGCGTCATCGCCCGCCGCACCGTCGTCGCAACCGAGGACGACATGGACGACCCCGACAAGCAGTTCACGATAGAAGAGGCGCAGGAACTGAAGGAAGACGCCGCCGTCGGCGACGTCGTCGAGGAGGACGTCACGCCGCCCTCGTTCGGCCGCATCGCCGCGCAGACGGCCCGCCAGGTCGTCAGCCAGAAGCTCAAGGAAGCCGAACGCAGCATCATCTACAAGGAGTTCCAGGACCGCGTCGGGCAGGTCCTTTCCGGCAAGGTGCAGCGCGTCGACCGCGGCCACGTGTACGTCGAGTTCGCCCGCGCCGAAGCGGTCATGCCCCCTCAGCAACAGATTCCCGGCGAGGTGTTCCGCGCAAACGACCGTATCAAGTGCTATGTGACCGAGGTGCGGTTCACCGTGAAGGGGCCGCAGATCATCCTGTCGAGGAGCAGCTCGAAGTTCGTCGAGAAGCTGTTCGAGCAAGCGGTTCCCGAGATCAGCGACGGCATCGTCCAGATCAAGAGCAGCTCGCGGGAAGCGGGTCTGCGGGTCAAAATCGCCGTGCACAGCAGCGATCCGCGCGTCGACCCCGTCGGCGCCTGCGTCGGTCTCAAGGGAAGCCGGATCAAGGGCATCGTCGACGAGCTGAACGGGGAAAAGATCGATATCGTCAGATATAGTGAAAACCCCGTCGAGTTCGTCACGAATGCGCTCAGCCCCGCGAAGGTGATGTCGGTGACGATCGGAGACGGAGGCCGCTCGGCCCTCGCCCTGGTCGACCCGACGCAGCTCTCCCTTGCCATCGGCAAGGAGGGGCAGAACGTGAAACTGGCTTCCAAACTCACCGGAATCAAAATCGATATCAAGACCGAGGCTCCAGCCGCTCCGGAAACCGGCGACGAGTCGCCGAGCGCCGGTTGA
- the infB gene encoding translation initiation factor IF-2: MRLHELSKQYNLSNKDLATLLGKLGFQVKEHPFTSVSDEMMDALKKHFEKGKAPVSQPQAPAKAPAQQAGKAPAAQQPAAQPAKPAQPPVQQARPAQPQTQQQRPTQPPAPIQKAPEPQRPQAPAPQPPSVQRPTPAQAVALLREDKKKLGPKPPRIDEVEEVEVNQQITIIKTTPVKKEAPPQKLKKKKDKIKKLMKGPHVPKKLLAEMRDVEKLAELETETQLQMGAEISESEQIPRVVVPQDVTVSDLAKYLHIEGVDIIKKLMSIGVFASLNQRLEPDQVQIIGREFGKDISFSEDVIEFEEEPDEASELHLRPPVVTIMGHVDHGKTSLLDKIRHARVAEGEVGGITQHIGAYQVKTPNGTICFLDTPGHEAFTAMRAQGAQVTDIAILVVAADDGVQPQTIEAIHHAQAANVPIIVAINKIDKPEANPEKVKQMLMPYNLVAEDWGGKTIMVPVSAKRGDGINELLEMILLQAEMMELKANPNRQGKGTIIEAKLDKGMGPIATVLVQNGTVQMGDNIICGTSFGRVKALINDSGQRVKDATPSTPVALIGLNDVPKVGDTLMVVENAKFARYVGVLRQKREREDRLTRENRLKLIDIFKHVTDGKVKDLNIIIKADVQGSAGALKDSLERLTTAEVKVNAIHTGVGAITESDIMLAAASNAIIIGFHVRPAHGVDEIAQREGVDIKVFRIIYDAIDAVKMALKGMYEPEYQEEIVGRAEVRKVFKITGAGTIAGSYVLDGKVARDAQVRIIRDGVEIYEGKLCSLKRFKDDIREVMQGYECGIGIANYNDLKEKDVFEFFRLKEIQRSI, translated from the coding sequence ATGCGATTACACGAACTCAGCAAGCAATACAATCTTTCAAACAAGGATCTGGCCACTCTCCTCGGTAAACTGGGCTTCCAGGTGAAGGAGCATCCGTTCACATCCGTTTCCGACGAGATGATGGACGCGCTGAAGAAGCATTTCGAAAAGGGCAAAGCTCCGGTCTCCCAGCCACAGGCGCCGGCCAAGGCCCCGGCCCAGCAGGCAGGCAAAGCCCCCGCTGCCCAGCAGCCAGCGGCGCAGCCGGCAAAACCGGCCCAGCCGCCCGTTCAGCAGGCCCGCCCCGCCCAGCCCCAGACACAGCAGCAGCGGCCGACCCAGCCCCCCGCCCCCATTCAGAAGGCTCCCGAGCCCCAGCGCCCGCAGGCCCCGGCTCCGCAGCCGCCTTCGGTCCAACGCCCCACTCCGGCCCAAGCGGTCGCCCTGCTTCGCGAGGACAAGAAGAAGCTCGGCCCCAAGCCGCCGCGCATCGACGAGGTTGAAGAGGTCGAGGTCAATCAGCAGATCACGATCATCAAGACCACGCCGGTCAAAAAAGAAGCCCCGCCCCAGAAGCTGAAGAAAAAGAAGGACAAGATCAAGAAGCTGATGAAGGGGCCGCACGTCCCGAAAAAGCTTCTTGCCGAAATGCGCGATGTCGAAAAGCTGGCCGAACTCGAAACAGAGACCCAGCTCCAGATGGGCGCGGAGATATCGGAATCGGAGCAGATTCCGCGCGTCGTCGTTCCGCAGGACGTCACCGTCAGTGACCTGGCGAAATACCTGCATATCGAGGGCGTCGACATCATCAAGAAACTCATGTCGATCGGAGTGTTCGCAAGTTTGAATCAGCGTCTCGAACCTGACCAGGTGCAGATCATCGGCCGCGAGTTCGGCAAGGATATTTCGTTCAGCGAGGACGTCATCGAGTTCGAGGAAGAGCCCGACGAGGCTTCCGAGCTTCACCTGCGGCCACCGGTCGTCACGATCATGGGCCACGTCGACCACGGCAAGACGTCTCTGCTCGACAAGATCCGCCACGCGCGGGTCGCCGAGGGAGAAGTCGGCGGCATCACGCAGCATATCGGCGCCTACCAGGTGAAAACCCCGAACGGCACGATCTGCTTCCTCGACACCCCCGGCCACGAGGCGTTCACCGCCATGCGCGCCCAGGGCGCACAGGTCACCGACATCGCGATTCTGGTCGTCGCCGCCGACGACGGCGTCCAGCCCCAGACGATCGAAGCGATCCATCACGCCCAGGCCGCGAACGTGCCGATCATCGTGGCGATCAACAAGATCGACAAGCCCGAGGCGAACCCGGAAAAAGTGAAGCAGATGCTCATGCCGTACAACCTCGTCGCGGAAGACTGGGGCGGCAAGACGATCATGGTTCCCGTTTCCGCCAAGCGCGGCGACGGCATCAACGAGCTTCTCGAAATGATCCTCCTCCAGGCCGAAATGATGGAACTCAAGGCGAATCCCAACCGGCAGGGCAAGGGCACGATCATCGAGGCCAAGCTCGACAAGGGCATGGGCCCGATCGCGACCGTCCTCGTCCAGAACGGCACCGTCCAGATGGGCGACAACATCATCTGCGGAACCAGCTTCGGCCGCGTGAAGGCCCTCATCAACGATTCCGGCCAGCGCGTGAAGGACGCCACCCCCTCGACCCCGGTTGCCCTGATTGGTCTCAACGATGTGCCGAAGGTCGGCGACACCCTGATGGTCGTCGAGAACGCCAAATTCGCCCGCTACGTCGGCGTGCTGCGGCAAAAGCGAGAGCGCGAGGATCGGCTCACCCGCGAGAACCGCCTCAAACTGATCGACATCTTCAAGCACGTTACGGACGGCAAGGTGAAAGACCTGAACATCATCATCAAGGCCGACGTACAGGGTTCCGCCGGCGCCCTCAAGGATTCGCTCGAGCGTCTCACGACGGCCGAGGTGAAGGTGAACGCCATCCACACCGGCGTCGGTGCCATCACCGAGTCCGACATCATGCTCGCGGCGGCCAGTAACGCCATCATCATCGGCTTCCACGTCAGGCCCGCCCACGGGGTCGACGAGATCGCCCAGCGCGAAGGCGTCGACATCAAGGTGTTCCGCATCATCTACGACGCGATCGATGCCGTGAAGATGGCCCTGAAGGGCATGTATGAGCCCGAATATCAGGAGGAAATCGTCGGCCGCGCCGAGGTGCGCAAGGTGTTCAAGATCACCGGCGCCGGGACGATCGCCGGCTCGTACGTTCTCGACGGAAAAGTCGCCCGCGACGCCCAGGTCCGCATCATCCGCGACGGCGTTGAGATCTACGAGGGCAAGCTGTGCTCGCTCAAGCGCTTCAAGGACGACATCCGCGAGGTCATGCAGGGCTATGAGTGCGGCATCGGCATCGCGAACTACAACGACCTGAAGGAAAAGGACGTCTTCGAGTTCTTCAGACTCAAAGAAATACAGCGGTCGATATAA